One Sphaerisporangium krabiense DNA segment encodes these proteins:
- a CDS encoding ATP-binding protein, protein MSGESFAHLLKRLRRSAGLTQEELANKAGISARAVSDLERGINRSARKDTARLLADALDLTGPVREEFTSGRRRPPAVGGARLPVPLTPLVGREREVRAGCERLRGPSRLLTLTGLGGVGKTRTALAIVHELAPDLPDGAYLADFSEVRDEQTMMHTLARALDVRDSGTRPPAESLATALEGRGPLLVLDNFEHLVDSAHALSTLLTRCPAVKFLVTSRRPLRVYGEDEFVVGPLPPPPPGASLEVVRANPAVTLFTQRARAVHAGWEVHEGNAAVVTGICARLDGLPLALELAAARMNVLSAEALHERLGDAPGVLAAGPRDATPRHRSLNATLDWSYELLDEDAQRLLRRLTVFAGGWSLEAMERVCGAGLDTLATLIENNLVWRADHPGGPRYTLPHTVREYAAALPPANGPATSGGDLATADAHLRWMCGFAETAAHELTGAGQRAWMENLDREYENARQALRHAVAASDAESAQRLAGALWRYWEMRGLLIEGRRWLDRALTLPGPTPPSVGAQARKGAGNLARDQGDLKAAEAFYRSAMPLFEAASDKAGVASVINNLGNLWLDEGDHEAAAHFYQDGLARFQAIGDEWNVALLLNNLALALRLTSDLARAGELAERSAALFRRLGDQRGEGRALETVARVLDLRGRHALALPVHRRALLLRHRVGDLAGVARSLEGLARSHSEVGDLNLAARLLGQAECLRETTGEAFTHDDGVEYARTLNALRDGLAPAVLTRTMDTGRAADLAELISSLDLERV, encoded by the coding sequence TTGTCCGGCGAATCTTTCGCCCACCTGCTCAAACGGCTCCGCCGTTCGGCCGGCCTGACGCAGGAGGAGCTGGCGAACAAAGCCGGGATCAGCGCCAGGGCGGTGAGCGACCTGGAACGGGGAATCAACCGCTCCGCCCGCAAGGACACCGCCCGCCTCCTCGCCGACGCCCTGGACCTCACCGGCCCGGTCCGCGAGGAGTTCACGAGCGGCCGCAGGAGGCCGCCCGCGGTCGGCGGCGCGCGGCTGCCCGTGCCGCTGACGCCTCTCGTCGGCCGCGAGCGCGAGGTGCGGGCCGGGTGCGAGCGGCTGCGCGGGCCGAGCCGCCTGCTCACCCTCACCGGCCTCGGCGGCGTCGGCAAGACCCGCACGGCCCTGGCCATCGTGCACGAACTGGCCCCCGACCTGCCCGACGGCGCCTACCTCGCCGACTTCTCCGAGGTGCGCGACGAGCAGACGATGATGCACACGCTCGCCCGCGCCCTGGACGTCCGCGACAGCGGCACGCGCCCGCCCGCCGAGTCGCTGGCCACCGCCCTGGAGGGCCGCGGGCCGCTGCTCGTGCTGGACAACTTCGAGCACCTGGTCGACAGCGCGCACGCCCTGTCCACGCTGCTCACCCGGTGCCCGGCCGTGAAGTTCCTGGTCACCAGCAGGCGTCCCCTGCGGGTGTACGGCGAGGACGAGTTCGTCGTCGGGCCGCTGCCGCCGCCCCCGCCGGGCGCGTCCCTGGAGGTCGTCCGCGCCAACCCGGCCGTCACCCTGTTCACCCAGCGGGCGCGGGCCGTCCACGCCGGATGGGAGGTGCACGAGGGCAACGCGGCCGTCGTGACCGGCATCTGCGCGCGGCTGGACGGCCTGCCCTTGGCGCTGGAGTTGGCCGCCGCCCGCATGAACGTCCTGTCCGCGGAGGCGCTGCACGAACGGCTCGGCGACGCGCCGGGCGTGCTGGCGGCGGGGCCGCGCGACGCCACCCCGCGGCACCGCAGCCTGAACGCCACGCTGGACTGGAGCTACGAGCTGCTCGACGAGGACGCCCAGCGCCTGCTGCGCAGGCTGACCGTCTTCGCGGGCGGGTGGTCGCTGGAGGCGATGGAGCGGGTCTGCGGCGCCGGGCTGGACACGCTCGCCACCCTCATCGAGAACAACCTGGTGTGGCGGGCCGACCACCCGGGCGGCCCCCGCTACACCTTGCCGCACACCGTCCGCGAGTACGCCGCCGCGCTCCCGCCCGCGAACGGCCCCGCCACCTCCGGCGGGGACCTGGCGACCGCGGACGCGCATCTGCGCTGGATGTGCGGCTTCGCCGAGACGGCCGCGCACGAGCTGACCGGCGCGGGCCAGCGGGCGTGGATGGAGAATCTGGACCGCGAGTACGAGAACGCCCGCCAGGCGCTGCGTCACGCGGTCGCCGCGAGCGACGCCGAGAGCGCGCAACGCCTCGCGGGCGCGCTGTGGCGGTACTGGGAGATGCGGGGCCTGCTCATCGAGGGACGGCGGTGGCTGGACCGGGCGCTCACCCTGCCCGGGCCGACGCCGCCCTCGGTCGGCGCGCAGGCCCGCAAGGGCGCGGGCAACCTGGCCCGCGACCAGGGCGACCTGAAGGCCGCCGAGGCGTTCTACCGCTCCGCGATGCCGCTGTTCGAGGCGGCCTCCGACAAGGCGGGCGTGGCCAGCGTCATCAACAACCTCGGCAACCTCTGGCTGGACGAGGGCGACCACGAGGCGGCGGCGCACTTCTACCAGGACGGCCTGGCGCGGTTCCAGGCCATCGGCGACGAATGGAACGTGGCACTGCTGCTCAACAACCTCGCGCTGGCCCTGCGGCTGACCTCGGACCTGGCGCGTGCGGGCGAGCTGGCCGAGCGCAGCGCGGCGCTGTTCCGCCGCCTCGGCGACCAGCGCGGCGAGGGCCGCGCGCTGGAGACCGTGGCCCGGGTCCTCGACCTGCGCGGCCGGCACGCCCTGGCGCTGCCGGTGCACCGGCGCGCGCTGCTGCTGCGGCACCGGGTGGGCGACCTGGCCGGGGTCGCCCGTTCCCTCGAAGGGCTGGCCCGCTCGCACAGCGAGGTGGGCGACCTGAACCTGGCCGCCCGGCTGCTCGGCCAGGCCGAATGCCTGCGCGAGACCACCGGCGAGGCGTTCACCCACGACGACGGCGTCGAGTACGCCAGAACCCTCAACGCCCTGCGCGACGGCCTCGCCCCCGCCGTCCTCACCCGGACCATGGACACGGGCCGCGCCGCAGACCTGGCGGAGCTGATCAGCTCACTGGACCTGGAACGGGTGTAG
- a CDS encoding HD domain-containing protein, with translation MKIPPPGEIRSLHERHAPSRAAFDAVYTHGLIVSEIAAQVAVHAGLDVDMELVRAGALLHDIGVYRLYGADGRLDHAEYVRHGILGEELLRAEGLPEAICRFCSRHTGVGITREDVRAQNLPLPPGDYTAETPEERLIMYADKFHSKSVPPTFVSAPAYAARVRRFGEDKVVAFKAMCEDFGLPDLAPLAAAHGHAVV, from the coding sequence ATGAAGATTCCGCCGCCCGGTGAGATTCGCTCGCTGCACGAACGGCACGCGCCCTCGCGCGCGGCGTTCGACGCCGTGTACACGCACGGGCTGATCGTCTCGGAGATCGCCGCACAGGTCGCCGTCCACGCCGGACTCGACGTGGACATGGAGCTGGTCCGGGCCGGGGCGCTGTTGCACGACATCGGGGTGTACCGGCTGTACGGCGCGGACGGGCGGCTCGACCACGCCGAATATGTACGCCACGGGATCCTCGGGGAGGAACTGCTGCGCGCGGAGGGGCTGCCTGAGGCGATCTGCCGCTTCTGCTCGCGTCACACCGGGGTCGGCATCACCCGCGAGGACGTGCGGGCGCAGAACCTGCCGTTGCCGCCCGGCGACTATACGGCCGAGACGCCGGAGGAACGACTCATCATGTACGCGGACAAGTTCCACAGCAAAAGCGTCCCGCCGACGTTCGTGTCCGCCCCGGCCTACGCCGCCCGCGTCCGCCGCTTCGGCGAGGACAAGGTCGTGGCGTTCAAGGCGATGTGCGAGGACTTCGGCCTGCCCGACCTCGCGCCGCTCGCCGCCGCTCACGGGCACGCCGTGGTCTGA